AAATCGATGCTTTTGCCTGCGCGCTGCACGAATCTTCCCGACCCGTGCTGTACGCCGGCGGCGGCTGCAATTCTCCTGAAGCGGCCGCGGGTATAGCGGCACTGCTGGAGGTATTCCCGATGCCGGTCGTATCCAGTCTGATGGGAATCGGCTGTGTGCCCGAATCCCATCCGGTATGGTGCGGTATGGTCGGAATGCACGGCTGTGCGGCAGCGAACCGCGCGATGTACGATTCCGATCTGGTTTTGGCCGCCGGCGTCCGCTTCGACGATCGGGCAACCGGCATCGTACGGGAATTTTGTCCCGATGCGCAGATTTTGCATATTGACATCGACGCGGCGGAAGTAAACAAAATACTGCCGGCGTCGATTTCCGTGATTGCCGACTGCGAATCGGCGCTGCCCGCTTTGGCGCAGCGCGTACGGGAATATGCAGAAACCGAAAGCGGCCGCAGCGCGCGGTCGCACTGGCTTGCTTCCGCGGCCGGCTCGTATCGTTCGGAACGGGCGCGCGTTCCGGGCACATCGGCTTGCGGCGTTTACGGAAAACACGGGCCCGTTCCGGCAGCTGCCGGAAGTACCGCTTCGGAATCCGTCGTTTCGGAAAACGCCGGCCGGCTGCCGGATCCTCGTGTATTTATCGCCTCCGTGCCCGAACTCGCCGGTCGTGCGGGAATTTGCGCTTCGGATATTATCGTTACGACGGACGTCGGGCAGCATCAGATGTGGACGGCGCAGTATTATCCCGTAGAAAAACCGCGGCAGCTTTTGACCAGCGGTTCGCTCGGAACGATGGGCTTCGGGTTACCGGCGGCGATCGGTGCCGCGCTTGCAAATCCGGGAAAACGTGTGATCTGTTTTTCAGGTGACGGTTCGATCATGATGAACGTTCAGGAATTGGCGACGCTTGCGGAGCAAGGACTTGACGTTACGGTGATCGTACTGGAAAACGGTTCGCTCGGTATGGTTCGCCAACAGCAGGAATTCCTGTTCGCAAAAAATTATTCGGCGTGTCTGTTTTCAAAACAGCCCGATTTGGTGCGCATCGCTTCCGGCTTCGGTATTCCCGCGGCAGACGTGCAGTCTGATCCGCTCTGGTATGAAAAAGCGTTCCCCGCGGCCGGCGGCGGGCCCCGGTTCGTGCGGTGCAGAATTTCCCGGGATGAAAACGTGTATCCGTTCGTTCCCGCCGGCAAGCCGAACATCGACGCCATTCTGAATTAGGCGACGGGTTCCCGGTGCAGCTTTGCAGTGCGGATTTAGGCAGCTGTAACAGTTTTGCGCGCAGTGCATAAAAAAGCCGCAGAATAACACTGCGGCTTTGCGTTGAGATTTTGCAGTGCGGCTTTCGCCGCATTTTTCAGTACGCCGGAGCGTCAGTTTTTCGGAAACTTCGCTTCAAATTCTTTCAGAATGGCGGAGGTCAGCGGGCGGGCGTCGATATCCGTCAGCACCTTTTTGTTCCGATAGAAGTCGATGAGCGGCGCCGTCTGTTCCCGATATACTTCAAGGCGGTGCGTGATCGCTTCGATTTTGTCGTCGTCGCGAATATAGAGCTCGGCTTTGCACGAATCGCATATGCCTTCGTGCGCCGGAGGCATGAACTTAACGTGGTAATTCTGTCCGCAGTTTCTGCAGACGCGCCGGCCCGACAGCCGCTCCACAACTTCTTTATCCGCGATGTCAAAGTTTACCACCGCGTTTACCGGAACAATTCCTTCAAGCGCTTCCGCCTGCGGAATGGTGCGCGGAAATCCGTCCAGAATAAATCCTTTCTGCGCGTCGGGCTGGGACAGCCGCTCGCGGACCAATTCTATCGTAATATCGTCGCTTACCAGTGATCCGGCGTCGATGATAGCCTGAACTTTTTTTCCGAGCGGAGTTTGAGCTTTTATCGCCGCGCGGAAAATTTCTCCGGTCGAAATATGAGGGATATTATATGATTCTGCGACTTTCGCAGCCAACGTACCTTTACCGGCGCCCGGCGGTCCTAAAAAAATAAATTTCATGACGGAAGCTCCTCTTATTTTGTGCATACATTTTACACTATTTCGGGCGATATGTACAGTGAAACTGTTGACAGTGAAATTATTTGCACTGCCGGAACTTACATCACCGGCAGCTTAACTAACCGAAACAACGACTCCCTTTTTTTCAGATTCCCGTTTGGTAAATTCCGCGTAGGTAAACGTTATGAAATTTTTTATTTCAGCCCGTTTTTCCTCAGGCAGATCGATCATCATGTGCAGCAGGGGCCGAAACTCCGCGTATAGCGGCGGCAGGTATTCGTCGTCGGGACGGGGGGAATCGTTTTGCCCCGTAACCAGATATTCGACGGATACGTTCAGCGCCTTTGCGATCCTGACGGCAATTTCCGCATTCGGAACGGTTGCCCGGCTTCCCAAATAACAATCAAGCGACGGTTTGGGAATTCCCGTTTTTGCGGCTAATTCTTTGACCGTTAAAAGCTGATAATCCAATTCGTTTCGTAAATTCCGACGGAAAGAACTCATAAACGCATGATAATGCAAAATCATTATTACCGGCTTGACAATAATGATATTTCATAGTATTTATTAAGTGATAATGATATATCATTATCAACTTCGGTTTCTGTTAAAAGAATTACGGTTCGCCATTCTGTTACCTTGTTTCGGCGGGAACGTTTGGTTTTATAATTTTCTCTTTCGGGCGGTACGTCGTTTGCAGCCAGGCTGTCCGCGGCTCGGCTCCTTCGCCTCGGTGCGTCAACCGTTCCGGTTTCCGCACGCTTCGCCCGCTCCCATCCTGCGCAGCCGTAACCTTGCGCACGTAAACGCTTTATGCAGCCGTTCGGTTGCCGTTATCGGCAGATTCGGAACCAGACTGTGGCCTTTATCCCGGTCACAATTTTTAAAACAATTTCTTGCCCTTACATCAGAGTATACAATGCTATTGGAACCGATTGGAAAAAACACAGCGCCGGCAATAGCTGCAGCCGCATTACAAGCTGTTCAAACGGCACACTTGTAACATTCGGTGTAGTTTCTGTATCTCCGGAAACGGGCTATGGTTATATGAAAACAGCAGGTTCCGGTTCTGTCCTGAAACTTGCACAGTTTGTTGAAAAATCAGACTTGCCTGCCGCAACAGAATATCTTGCAGACGGCAGCTATTATAAAACAAATGTGGCAGAAATCAAAGAACTTTTTTTATTCGTGGCGAACAGAGATTTTGCCGCTATTTAAGAAATATGTACTGAGTTTTGCTAGCGGATATTTTTTGTTTCAGATATATACTCCGCTGATGCATTATTTTCATGGACCGATATTGAGTAGAAAAGTCGGTATTACAATGAGTCTTGTTACAGCAATGTTTTCTTTTAGCAATATTTGGATATATACAATTAGACTATTCAAACGTTTCTGATAGGCTATAGCAGGCTTTTTTATAATAACAGAATCTTGTTTAGGCGTTCAGAAAAAATGTTTTATCTTAATAAAAATGTCTGAAAAAATTACAAAAAATACAGTCATATCATCCCTGATTTGGAAATTCTTGGAACGCGGCGGAGTACAAGGAGTTCAATTTATTCTGTCTATTGTACTTGCGCGGCTTGTTACACCTTCTGACTACGGTGTGATTGCGCTGCTCCTCGTTTTTGTACAGATTGCGAATGTATTTATTCAAAGCGGATTCAATACTGCTTTGATTCAGAAGAAAGACAGCGATGACGTTGATTTTTCTTCTATCTTGTATTTGAGCCTGTTTATTTCAGCTGTTTTATATCTGCTGCTGTTCTTTATATCGCCGATTATTGCAGAATTTTATAATCAGCCGGTTCTAAAACCGCTTTTACGGGTGATTTCAATAACGCTTTTCTTCGGCGCAGTGAACAGCGTTCAGAGCGCATACATTTCAAAGACTATGCAGTTCAAGCGGTTCTTTTTCAGCAGTATGGGGGCTGTAATTGGTTCCGGTATTCTCGGAATTATCCTTGCATATTTTGGCTTCGGAGTATGGGCGCTTGTTTTTCAGCAGCTTTCCAGTGTATTTCTGACCTGTGTGATTTTATGGTTTACCGTAAAATGGCGTCCAAAACTGTTGTTTTCCTTTGAAAGAGTGAAGCAGCTGTTCGGCTTCGGCTGGAAACTTCTTTGTTCGGCTCTGCTTGATACAGTTTTCAGGAATATCTACAACCTTGTTATCGGACGTTTGTATTCCAGCAGTCAGCTGGGAGTCTTTAACAGAGGGCAGCAGTTTCCTCAGGTCATTGCATCAAATCTTGACGGTTCCATACAGAGCGTGATGCTGCCGACTCTTTCCGCAAACAATGATAATGTTCAGGAAGTGAAGCGGATAACGCGGCGTTCCATAAGTACAAGCGCCTATATTCTTATGCCGTGCATGTTCGGACTTGCAGCTGTTGCCGAGCCGCTGGTAAAACTGTTGCTTACAGACAAGTGGTTGCCGTGTGTACCGTTCCTGCAGCTTGCCTGCATCAGCTATGCCTTGTACCCGATTCATACAGCTAATCTTACGGGAATAAACGCGCTTGGAAGAAGCGATATTTTCTTAAAGCTTGAAATTATAAAAAAGATAGTAACGGTTATCAATCTTGTCATAACAATTCCCTTGGGGATCTATGCGATGGCTGTTGGACAGGTCGTTTCCGGTTTTATTTCGACGTTCATAAATGCATATCCAAATAAAAAGTTGATGGGATATTCATATATAGAGCAGTGGAAAGATCTTCTGCCGTCTTTTCTGCTTTCCATAGCAATGGCCGCTGCCGTTTGGAGTATTCATTTTATTCCGATGATGACGGTTGTTCTTTTAATTTTGCAAATTTTGGCAGGATTCGTAATCTACACTCTGCTTTCAAAATTATTTCATCTTGAGTCGTACGAATATTTTGTAAATACAATCAAAGGTTTAAGAAAGTGAAAGAATGCTATTTATCAACAGAATTTCATCCTGTAAAGAAGCAGAGGGATTCTAATATAGAATTGCTCAGAATCCTGATGATGCTCGTGATTATTGCGCATCATTATGTTGTAAACAGCGGTATCTATCAGTGTATAATTAATACCCCCCCCCCCCAGTCAGATAGCAAGTGAATTCAACACAATATTTGCACTGGTTTTCGGCTGGGGTGGAAAAACTGCTATAAATGTGTTCGTTTTGATTACCAGCTATTTTATGTGCAAGCAGGATTTCAAATGGAAAAAAGTGATAAATCTTGTATTGGAAATAATTTTATACAGGTGGGTAATTTCAGGAATCTTTTTACTTACAGGTTATGAACAATTTTCTTTAAAAGAATTTTATAAAACAATTTTTGTAATACCTTTTAATTTTGGAAAAGGATTTACTTCATCATTTTTGGGACTGTATATACTTATTCCATTTGTAAACAAGTTTATACTGTGTTTAGATAAGAAAAGTTTTGAGAAATTGATTATAACGCTTTTAATTCTTTTTACAGGATTATCATCATTCTTATTAAATACCGCTTTTGAATATATTGGTTGGTATATAACAGTTTATTTTATTGGGTGTTACATCCGTCTGTATGAAATGGAATGGATGAAAAACAAAAAAACTACAATATTGCTATGCGTGGGAACTCTGTTACTTTCGTGGTTGAGTATTGTAGTAATCAGGATTGTATCTGTAAAAATAAATAAAAATCTTCTTTACTATTGGTTTGTTTCGGATTCAAATAAGATTCTTGCTATTACAACTGCAATAGGATTGTTTCTTTATTTTAAGAACATAAAAATTGGATCAAATAAAGTAATAAACATAATGGCTGCATCAACTTTTGGTGTTCTTATGATACATGCCTCTAGCGATACGATGCGCAGATGGTTGTGGCAAGATGTCTGCAAAAATGTAGAGGCATTCACATCAAATAAATATTTTATACTCCACGCGTTTTGTTGTACTTTGTCAGTTTATTTTATCTGTATGTTTATTGATGTTTGTAGAAAATATATTTTTGGAAAAATAATTCAAATGATATCTAAAATGGAAAAATAAATATGACCGAACAAAAAACAATAACCGTAACGTCCCCGCTGTTGCCGGATTTGAAAGAATTTGAGAAATATCTTGAGGATATTTGGAGTCGGAAGTGGCTCACAAACAACGGATTCTATCATAAGGAGCTGGAGAAAGCTCTGTCGGAATATTTGGGCGTGCCGTATCTGAGTCTTTTTACGAACGGAACCCTGCCTTTAATTACAGCGCTTCAGGCGCTCAGAATAACCGGAGAAGTTATTACAACACCGTACAGTTTTGTAGCTACAACACATTCTATCTGGTGGAACGGAATAAAGCCAGTCTTTGTTGATATTGATGAAAAAACGGGAAATATTGACCCGGAAAAAATAGAGGCAGCAATCACTCCAAAAACTACTGCAATTATGCCTGTTCACGTTTATGGAACGCCTTGCGACACAAAACGGATAAAGGAAATTGCCGATAAATACGGGCTGAAAGTGATTTATGATGCTGCACACGCCTTTGGCGTAAAGGTGAACGGAAAATCAATTTTGGATGAGGGCGATGTATCCACGCTCAGTTTTCATGCGACAAAGGTATACAACACTATCGAAGGCGGTGCTCTTATCTGTCATGACGAGGCGATGAAAAAACGGATTGATTATCTGAAAAACTTCGGTTTTGCAGATGAAGTTACCGTTGTTGCGCCGGGAATAAACAGCAAGATGGACGAAATCCGCAGTGCTTACGGGCTTTTAAACTTGAAGCAGGTTGATAAGGCTATAGAAAGCCGGAACTCGACGGCAAAAAAATATCGTGAAGGCTTAAAAGAAGTTGAAGGAATTCGCTGGCTTGAGGATATAGAAGGCGTAAGACACAACTACTCGTACTTCCCGATTTTTATTGACAAAGAAAAATATGGAATGAGCCGGGATGAACTTTATGCAAAACTCAAAGAACACAATATTCTGGGAAGAAGGTATTTTTATCCGCTTATAAGTGAATTCAGCACATATCGTGGTCTTGAATCAGCTGCCCCGGAAAATCTTCCTGTTTCAAATAAAATGGCAGAACAGGTGTTGTGTTTGCCGATGTATGCATGGTTATCTGATGAAGATATTGGGCGAGTAATTTCAATAGTGAGGAAGTAATGAAAAAGTTGATGATTCTTGGCGGTTCACGTTATATTTTACCAGTTATTGAAGCTGCGCACAAATTAGGATTATATGTAATAACTGCAGATTATTTACCGGATAATGTTGCGCACAAGCATTCTGACGAATATGTTAATGTTAGTATTATTGACAAAGAAGCAACATTAGAAGCTGCTAAAAGACTTAAAATCGATGGAATAATATCTTTTGCTTGTGATCCTGGTGTTATAACGGCTGCATTTGTAGCAGAACAGATGGAACTGCCGTTTCAAGGCTCATACAAATCAACTTGTATCTTGCAGGATAAAGGATTATTCAGACAGTTTCTTGCTGATAATGGTTTTAATGCGCCTCATGCAAGACGGTATACAAACATAAAAGAAGCAGTTGAAGATGTGAACTTTTTTACATGGCCTGTTATTGTAAAACCGACAGATTCTGCAGGAAGTAAAGGAGTTACAAAAGTTGATTTCCCTGAAAAGCTCGAAGATGCTATAAAAATTGCCTTAGGGGGCTCTCATAACGGAGCTTTTATTATAGAAGATTTTCTTACTTTTGAAGGACATCATTCAAGCGCCGATTCTTTTACGATTAACGGTGAGCTTAAGTTTGTGACATATTCTGATCAATTATTTGATAAGGATGCAGAGAATCCGTATACACCAGCTTTTATTATCTGGCCATCATCTATGAAAGAAAAATATCAAGAGGAACTTACTAAAGAAACTCAAAGGCTTATGACTCTGCTTGATATGAAAACTGGAATTTACAACATTGAAACCTGTGTTTCTAATGGCAAACCATATCTGATGGAAATTTCACCGCGCGGCGGGGGCTGTAAAATCGCAGAATTACAACAAATGGCGTTTTCTAATACATTGATAGAGAATGAAATTAGAAGTTCTATAGGAATGCCCTTAGTGGAGTTACATCAGACTGACTGTAATGGTCATTGGTGTGAAATGGTAGTTCACGCAGAATCTGGAAAAAGCGGTACTCTAAAAAAAATATGGGTCGAAAAGGAAATTGAAGAAAAATATCTGAAGCTTACTGATATAACAGCAAAAGAAAGAGATAAGGTCTTACCTTTTACAGGTGCTAATATGTCGTTAGGAGATATGTTCTTTAGGTTTGATACACGGGAAGAACTTGATGATGTAATGTCAAAATCAAGAAAATGGCTTCATATAGAGTTGTCATAATAATAGTATTGATACAGATATTTAGGTAGTGGTGTTATGAATTTGAATACAAAAGATTATTTTCAGTTTTTCATAGAAACAGTGTCTTTTGATGAAGTATTTGAATTTGTTATTCAAGCAAAAAAACACTACCCATATTTACTAGAAGGAGTACAAATAGAATCGTTCTGTAAGAAAATTTCTTCTCTGGCAACATTTGTTACAGTAAGAAATGAATCTGATAAACTTATAGGATTAATTGCTTTTTATATGAATAACAGTAATTTTTTGTATATAACTTTAGCTTGTGTTTTAAAAGAATATCAAGGTAAAAAATTGTTTAAAAAAATGTTTTTTCTTTTAGAAACAAAGGCTAAGTGTCAGAATTATCCGCTAGTACAGTTGGAAGTAAATAAAACTAATGAAAAAGTAAAGGCTCTGTATGAGCATTCAGGGTTTATTCAAATACTAGAAAAGGATGAATCTCTGATTATGCAGAAAAAAATTAATATTTGTGAAGTTTCTGAGTATAGGGGGGGGGGGTATATAAAACTTTCTTAAAGACTCATCTTTGTTCAATTTATATAAGTCAACAATCTCGGAGATGCGTATGAAAGAGATTGGTGGCTATTTAGAATTAGAACTGTCCAGTGGAAAAGAATATTATTCAAATCTGATATCAGTTAATACTGCAAGAAATGCATTTGTTTATATAGCTAAAGCAAAAAAAATCAAGAAGGTTTTTCTTCCATATTTTTTATGTGATTCTGTATCTGAGGTGTGTGAAAGAGAGGAAATCAAATACTCGTTCTATCATATAGATAGACAATTTAAACCCATTATTGATTTTTTACTTGGAGAAAATCAATATCTCTATATTGTTAATTATTACGGTCAGATATCAAACAAAGAAATCAGAGAATTTAAAACAAAGTATAAAAACATAATAATAGATAATGTTCAAGCATTTTTTCAGGAACCAATAGAAAAAATAGATACTATCTATTCTTGTAGAAAATATTTTGGTGTTTCTGATGGTGCTTATCTTTCAACAGAAAAGAGATGTCAGGAAAATATAGAAACTGATATTTCAAAAGACAGAATGAAACATATCTTAGGCAGATTTGAAAGTAGTGCTTCTGATTATTATTCTGATTTCCATAATAATGACGAGTCTTTTAAGGGATTACCGTTAAAGTATATGTCAAAACTAACTCACAATTTATTGAGTCAGATTGATTATCCTAAAGTAATGCAAAAGCGAAATGAGAATTGGTCATTCTTGAATAAACAATTAAAATCAAAAAATAAACTTGATTTGATACAGACAGGAGCTCCTTATTGCTATCCATTCTATATAAAAAACGGAATAAATATAAAAAAACAGTTATCTACAAAGAAGATTTATATACCAACCCTATGGCCTAATGTGCTTAATCAGGAAAACTGTATAGAAAAGGATTATGCAGAAAATATTCTGCCGTTACCAATAGATCAACGGTATGGACTTGAGGAAATAACGTATTTGCTAGAGGAGTTGATGAAATGTATAGGTTAAGGGAATTAGCAGAAAAGGATATAGAAACTATAAACAAATGGAGAAATGATAAAAGGCTAATAGATTTATTAGGAGCTCCATATCGGTACATAGATATAAATACTGATAGCGAATGGTTCCAAAATTATCTCAAAAATCGAAAGACTACAGTTAGATGTTCTATTGTTGATGAAGACGATAAACTTTTAGGTCTTATCAGTTTAACTGATGTAGATCAGTTAAATCAATGTGCTGTACTGCATATAATGTTAGGAAGTGAAGCCTCTTTTGGAAAGGGAATAGGTACTTTCGCAATAAAAGAAATGCTTAATCATGCATTTAACAATTTAAACCTAAGACGCATAGAATTATCAGTATTAGAAAGTAATTCAAGAGCGATTCATGTTTATGAAAAGATTGGATTTGTACAAGAAGGAATAAAAAGAGAATGCGTTTTTAAAAATGGTAGTTTTATAAGTATGAGAATGTATGCAATGCTAAAAAATGAATTTACGGCTGGAATAACAATTTAATACGAATTGCCAATAGCATAAAATTGAAATACGGTAGAATCAAATGATAAATAGAACGCAAGAAGATGTAATGAGTACTTGGAAAAATCAGGATCTAGAACATCCGATGGTTTCTGTTGTATGTCTAACATATAATCATGAAAAATATATAAAAGATGCCTTAAATGGTTTTCTTATCCAAGAAACTGATTTCCCATTTGAGGTGTTGGTTAATGAGGATACTTCAACTGATGATACTGCAATTATCTTAAAGGAATATGAAAAAAAATATCAAAATATAATAAAACCGATTTATCATACAGTGAATGAATATTCACAAGATATAGATGTATTCGGGAATACCGTAAAAAGAACAAAAGGAAAATATATAGCTATCTGTGAAGGTGATGATTTCTGGATTGATAAGAATAAGCTGCAGATGCAAGTGGATTTTTTGGAGAAGAATCTAGAGTATTCAATGTGTTGTCATAATGCACAAGTAGTTAATGAACTAAATAAAATAAGCACAATATGTTTCTACATCGGTGATGCAGGGACGGCAACAATCATTGATAAAGGAAGTTTTGCAGAATCTTTTTTTGAATTGGGAACTGACGGAAGGAGAAATTCTTCTATCAGAATCAATGCAAAGAACGGTGGAAGAACTCCGCTGCCCGCGAAATCTTTGAATGAGATCTTGCAGAAAGACAGAAATATACGTTCCGACGTTCAGATGTTTATGGATGGAGCGAGCATTTTTTCTTTCACACTCAAGCAAGTTCCAAAACTGGTAAAAAATGTGCTGGAGAGAAATCAAAAGCAGATGGATGATATAGATTATTTTGTGTTTTATCAGGCGAATGTGTATATTCTTGAATATCTGCGGAAAAAGCTGAAAGTGGAAAACGAGCGTTTTGCTTATTTTATTGAGGATATCGGAAATACGGTCTCAAACTCAATACCAATTGTCCTGTCAGAAAAACTGAAAGACGAAACATTGTACACTAAAAAACATATTTTACTGGCAGGATTCGGAGTCGGGTTGAGTTGGAGCGGCTGTATGTTGGAGAAGATATAATTTGATGCCTTCTAGTTCGTCTTTTATGTGTTATCCGATAATTATTCCGACATTGAATCGATTTTCTCATTTTAAGGCGTGTATAGAATCTCTTGCGGCCTGTTTTCATGCTTCTGAAACGGAACTTATAATAGGTTTGGATTTTCCGCCTGCTGAAAAGTATATAGATGGATGGAAGAAGATTAAAGAATATATTCCGTCTATAAAAGGATTCAAAAATGTAGAATGTT
This sequence is a window from Treponema brennaborense DSM 12168. Protein-coding genes within it:
- a CDS encoding DegT/DnrJ/EryC1/StrS family aminotransferase, giving the protein MTEQKTITVTSPLLPDLKEFEKYLEDIWSRKWLTNNGFYHKELEKALSEYLGVPYLSLFTNGTLPLITALQALRITGEVITTPYSFVATTHSIWWNGIKPVFVDIDEKTGNIDPEKIEAAITPKTTAIMPVHVYGTPCDTKRIKEIADKYGLKVIYDAAHAFGVKVNGKSILDEGDVSTLSFHATKVYNTIEGGALICHDEAMKKRIDYLKNFGFADEVTVVAPGINSKMDEIRSAYGLLNLKQVDKAIESRNSTAKKYREGLKEVEGIRWLEDIEGVRHNYSYFPIFIDKEKYGMSRDELYAKLKEHNILGRRYFYPLISEFSTYRGLESAAPENLPVSNKMAEQVLCLPMYAWLSDEDIGRVISIVRK
- a CDS encoding GNAT family N-acetyltransferase, whose translation is MYRLRELAEKDIETINKWRNDKRLIDLLGAPYRYIDINTDSEWFQNYLKNRKTTVRCSIVDEDDKLLGLISLTDVDQLNQCAVLHIMLGSEASFGKGIGTFAIKEMLNHAFNNLNLRRIELSVLESNSRAIHVYEKIGFVQEGIKRECVFKNGSFISMRMYAMLKNEFTAGITI
- a CDS encoding acyltransferase family protein, with amino-acid sequence MITSYFMCKQDFKWKKVINLVLEIILYRWVISGIFLLTGYEQFSLKEFYKTIFVIPFNFGKGFTSSFLGLYILIPFVNKFILCLDKKSFEKLIITLLILFTGLSSFLLNTAFEYIGWYITVYFIGCYIRLYEMEWMKNKKTTILLCVGTLLLSWLSIVVIRIVSVKINKNLLYYWFVSDSNKILAITTAIGLFLYFKNIKIGSNKVINIMAASTFGVLMIHASSDTMRRWLWQDVCKNVEAFTSNKYFILHAFCCTLSVYFICMFIDVCRKYIFGKIIQMISKMEK
- a CDS encoding helix-turn-helix domain-containing protein, with amino-acid sequence MSSFRRNLRNELDYQLLTVKELAAKTGIPKPSLDCYLGSRATVPNAEIAVRIAKALNVSVEYLVTGQNDSPRPDDEYLPPLYAEFRPLLHMMIDLPEEKRAEIKNFITFTYAEFTKRESEKKGVVVSVS
- a CDS encoding lipopolysaccharide biosynthesis protein, whose translation is MSEKITKNTVISSLIWKFLERGGVQGVQFILSIVLARLVTPSDYGVIALLLVFVQIANVFIQSGFNTALIQKKDSDDVDFSSILYLSLFISAVLYLLLFFISPIIAEFYNQPVLKPLLRVISITLFFGAVNSVQSAYISKTMQFKRFFFSSMGAVIGSGILGIILAYFGFGVWALVFQQLSSVFLTCVILWFTVKWRPKLLFSFERVKQLFGFGWKLLCSALLDTVFRNIYNLVIGRLYSSSQLGVFNRGQQFPQVIASNLDGSIQSVMLPTLSANNDNVQEVKRITRRSISTSAYILMPCMFGLAAVAEPLVKLLLTDKWLPCVPFLQLACISYALYPIHTANLTGINALGRSDIFLKLEIIKKIVTVINLVITIPLGIYAMAVGQVVSGFISTFINAYPNKKLMGYSYIEQWKDLLPSFLLSIAMAAAVWSIHFIPMMTVVLLILQILAGFVIYTLLSKLFHLESYEYFVNTIKGLRK
- a CDS encoding adenylate kinase, coding for MKFIFLGPPGAGKGTLAAKVAESYNIPHISTGEIFRAAIKAQTPLGKKVQAIIDAGSLVSDDITIELVRERLSQPDAQKGFILDGFPRTIPQAEALEGIVPVNAVVNFDIADKEVVERLSGRRVCRNCGQNYHVKFMPPAHEGICDSCKAELYIRDDDKIEAITHRLEVYREQTAPLIDFYRNKKVLTDIDARPLTSAILKEFEAKFPKN
- a CDS encoding GNAT family N-acetyltransferase, translating into MNLNTKDYFQFFIETVSFDEVFEFVIQAKKHYPYLLEGVQIESFCKKISSLATFVTVRNESDKLIGLIAFYMNNSNFLYITLACVLKEYQGKKLFKKMFFLLETKAKCQNYPLVQLEVNKTNEKVKALYEHSGFIQILEKDESLIMQKKINICEVSEYRGGGYIKLS
- a CDS encoding 3-oxoacyl-[acyl-carrier-protein] synthase III C-terminal domain-containing protein; this translates as MINRTQEDVMSTWKNQDLEHPMVSVVCLTYNHEKYIKDALNGFLIQETDFPFEVLVNEDTSTDDTAIILKEYEKKYQNIIKPIYHTVNEYSQDIDVFGNTVKRTKGKYIAICEGDDFWIDKNKLQMQVDFLEKNLEYSMCCHNAQVVNELNKISTICFYIGDAGTATIIDKGSFAESFFELGTDGRRNSSIRINAKNGGRTPLPAKSLNEILQKDRNIRSDVQMFMDGASIFSFTLKQVPKLVKNVLERNQKQMDDIDYFVFYQANVYILEYLRKKLKVENERFAYFIEDIGNTVSNSIPIVLSEKLKDETLYTKKHILLAGFGVGLSWSGCMLEKI
- a CDS encoding sugar phosphate nucleotidyltransferase produces the protein MAFIPVTIFKTISCPYIRVYNAIGTDWKKHSAGNSCSRITSCSNGTLVTFGVVSVSPETGYGYMKTAGSGSVLKLAQFVEKSDLPAATEYLADGSYYKTNVAEIKELFLFVANRDFAAI
- a CDS encoding ATP-grasp domain-containing protein, with protein sequence MKKLMILGGSRYILPVIEAAHKLGLYVITADYLPDNVAHKHSDEYVNVSIIDKEATLEAAKRLKIDGIISFACDPGVITAAFVAEQMELPFQGSYKSTCILQDKGLFRQFLADNGFNAPHARRYTNIKEAVEDVNFFTWPVIVKPTDSAGSKGVTKVDFPEKLEDAIKIALGGSHNGAFIIEDFLTFEGHHSSADSFTINGELKFVTYSDQLFDKDAENPYTPAFIIWPSSMKEKYQEELTKETQRLMTLLDMKTGIYNIETCVSNGKPYLMEISPRGGGCKIAELQQMAFSNTLIENEIRSSIGMPLVELHQTDCNGHWCEMVVHAESGKSGTLKKIWVEKEIEEKYLKLTDITAKERDKVLPFTGANMSLGDMFFRFDTREELDDVMSKSRKWLHIELS
- a CDS encoding thiamine pyrophosphate-dependent enzyme; the encoded protein is MIEATGARIIVQLLERQGITTAAGIPGGSILPLYDELSRSSITHVLVRHEQAAGFIAQGIARTTGLPAVCLATSGPGAMNLLTAIADARSDSVPLVAITGQVNSSLIGTDAFQEADTFGLSFPITKHSVMVKSPEELLQAIPQAFEIAASGRPGPVLIDVPRDVQTAVCRFDSWPEPGKRYRRAARFRSEGAEFARKIDAFACALHESSRPVLYAGGGCNSPEAAAGIAALLEVFPMPVVSSLMGIGCVPESHPVWCGMVGMHGCAAANRAMYDSDLVLAAGVRFDDRATGIVREFCPDAQILHIDIDAAEVNKILPASISVIADCESALPALAQRVREYAETESGRSARSHWLASAAGSYRSERARVPGTSACGVYGKHGPVPAAAGSTASESVVSENAGRLPDPRVFIASVPELAGRAGICASDIIVTTDVGQHQMWTAQYYPVEKPRQLLTSGSLGTMGFGLPAAIGAALANPGKRVICFSGDGSIMMNVQELATLAEQGLDVTVIVLENGSLGMVRQQQEFLFAKNYSACLFSKQPDLVRIASGFGIPAADVQSDPLWYEKAFPAAGGGPRFVRCRISRDENVYPFVPAGKPNIDAILN